The genomic window ATAAGAAAAGAGTGAAAAGGTCGAAAAAGCTCGGAGTTACCACTCCTACCTGCACTCTAACACCTAAAGATGATGAGCTTCTAATTGGATCTCTAGAGTTCCTCATCACTTCACATTCTTTTTTTCCAATTTTCTTTTCCTCCCCTTAAAAAAAAGGATGAGGAAAGTATAACCTTCCAAATTTTGATAAAGACAGGATTCTATCCTCAATTATTTAATACATCTATAAATAACTTTACCAGCTTGATAAGCTATTATTTTGATCCATAATATTATTTCATTAAGATTCCCAATAAAATATTTCTATAGTtctacttattttattttttattttttttctcttgctcctctttttctttctcacttGCACAGACAACCTTAATTAGTCACACATACTgccctattaaaaaaaaaaaaagattcatttTCTGATTGAATATACAGACGAAAGAAAAAAGACAAGCTTATTCTTTATAACAAAAAACCTAAGAAAAGCTTGGTAGTAAAACACTTCTTGGGCAACATCTGGATGACTATAaagttcaacaaaaaaaaaaaaaaaaaaaagcagactTGTTGCTCCTACTTAATTCCAACTGTACCAGCCTAAATTCCAAGAAAGGCCTACTGGAAAATAGCATATTTTTCTTAGCCAAAAAAAGAAAGTAGCACGTTTTTTTGCAGCTGGACGAATGCCAGATATGTTCATATCGTAATAGGTTTGAGTGATTGTTCGAATTTGGTTAATAAACTTACACAATTTCTACAATCGCAGTAGCCCACACAAAAAGTGACCGATGAGAAGGATACCATATAAGTGTGCAACTCAAACAGGTTGAATGCCAAGCCCTAATATCTGAACTACCTGACCATAATCTAGCTTAATCTGGTTGAGAACCAGGAGCTAAGTTTATGTTAGAGCAAACCAGGTTTGGATTGGTGGAGTCAAGTAGGGTCAAATTTGGTTCCTTAGACTTGCTTCTGGAAAGAATTGAACAAAATCTTAGCGAGCAGTTCATGGGCCCAACTGGATCTAGACCTTGTGTTGCACCCCTTGGCCAAGGTTTGACATCTGGACTTTTGCGCGCGTCTTTAGAGAACCCTCCCTGAGCCACAAGCAGATGGTTTATAAACAAAGTCGGTGCCCCTAGCGCCGACTCGAGGCCTTATCGGTTCCGCTCGTTCCGGCCACAGCATGCGCTCCATCTGCCCGCGTGCACGCAGACCGCACGTGATCATTTGGAATCCGTGCCGCGTGATCGCGGCCCCCCGCCGTCCAACCGGGGGACCAAAATTTATTATTAACAATGGATTAAAGGAAATTAAAAAGGGGGAAATATTATGCGGGGTAATTTTAGGGAGGAGAACCAAAGCGAGTCAAAGTCTCCGATGAGAGTGGGAAAGAGCTAGGAAAAGGTGAGCTGTCTACCTGCGCGGGCCCCACTCCCACCGTACGTTGACTCGGGATGGCTTTCGGATATTCCGTGCGGGGATGCCGTTAGCCTCCGCTATTCCCGTGCTATTAATACCCCCATGACTCCTTCCCTCTTCGTTCCaccttccccttttttttttcctattctcCTGCTCGTCTCTGTACCTGGAGCTTTTTACTTCATGTTTATTGGAGTTCTCTCAAAGCATCGGTCTTTCCCTTCTTCTGAAAGTGAAAACGAATAGGTAGGcgaactcctcctcttctattgtCTTCTCTTTTATAAAGGAAGACCTTTTTGCGAGTCTATTTGATGTTTTTATGTAATTTAACATGATCTTCTAATATTGAGATTGTCgaatttatatctttttttccCCAAATGTCATAGAGACAGATCGTTTCTTCAAAacctttttatctaattatgcatatatattcatatatttatgTGGATAAGTACTTAATAACTTGTGTCGCTGTTTATTGACTATAATGCCTGATGAAATGTTTTGGTGGCTTTTAGAGTTTGAATAGGTTGCCTTTTGTCATGTGTACAGTATGTTACTTATCTcttgtttattttagtcttcttttATGACTAAATTATCTTTTTTGATTCCTTTTTCCTATAAAGTTCCTATGGTCATGGAActtcaattttctttttatttcacgTTTTACCAAACTCGGTATTTACTAGGGAACACGATTTCTAACCTCTCTAATTAAAAGAGGATGGTAGCCTATTCTTTTCCTTTGCCCAATCCCTTCGTTCTCCTCCACCAAGTAACAACCAAGATAACAGTCTCCGTCTTAATTGTTACTGGATGCTGCTTGTGGAGTAATCTCCATACCTGCCTCTCCCTTGTTTGTCTGTTCTTTTGTCCCGTTTGCCTCCTTAACTCCTCTCTGAGCCTCACCTACTGTTTTAATTCTTTCCACAAGTCTCCTATCTTCACAATTATTTATCTCCGACTCTGCTTCCATGTGTTGGCAATTGCAACATTGTCTAAAATAACGCCAAACCTACTCCACACCTACTGATCTTTAGTGAAGAGAAATTCTTCTATATttgtttaatttataattttgtatAGAATTTCTTGTATTCGTAAATCTAtatacagattttttttttttttttttgtctagaagaagaagaagaagaagaagaagaagaaagaaagcaagaTGGCTAAAGAGCTCCAGGTGCTGAACGCACTAGATGCTGCCAAGACCCAATGGTACCACTTCACGGCGATTGTCATCGCCGGCATGGGCTTCTTCACCGACGCCTATGACCTCTTCTGCATCTCCCTAGTCACCAAGCTTCTTGGCCGGATCTACTACCACATCGACGGCTCCAGCACCCCTGGCACGCTCCCGCCGAACATCGCGGCCGCCGTCAACGGCGTGGCCTTCTGCGGCACGCTCTCCGGCCAGCTCTTCTTCGGCTGGCTCGGGGACAAAATGGGCCGGAAGAAGGTCTACGGCCTCACCCTCATGCTCATGGTGGTCTGCTCCATCGCCTCCGGCCTCTCCTTCGGCCACACCGCCAAGGGCGTCATCGCCACCCTCTGCTTCTTCCGCTTCTGGCTCGGCTTCGGCATCGGCGGCGACTACCCCCTCTCCGCCACCATCATGTCCGAGTACGCCAACAAGCGAACCCGTGGCGCCTTCATCGCGGCCGTCTTCGCCATGCAGGGCTTCGGCATCCTCGGTGGGGGCATCATCGCAATCATCATCTCCGCCGCCTTCAAGGACCATTTCAAGGCGCCGCCCTACTCCGTCGACCCCGTCGGCTCCACCGTCCCCCAGGCCGACTACGTCTGGCGGATAATCCTCATGGTCGGCGCCCTCCCAGCGGCCCTCACCTACTACTGGCGGATGAAGATGCCGGAGACCGCCCGCTACACGGCGCTCGTCGCCAAGAACGCTAAGCAGGCGGCGGCCGACATGTCCAAAGTTCTCCAGGTCGAGATCATGGAGGAGCAGGCGAAGGTGGAGGAGCTGTCCAAGAACTCGTCCGGTTTCGGCCTCTTCTCCAAGGAATTCGCACGCCGCCACGGCCTCCATCTCCTCGGCACCACCACCACCTGGTTCCTCCTCGACATCGCCTTCTACAGCCAGAACCTCTTCCAGAAGGACATCTTCACCGCCATCAACTGGATCCCCAAGGCCGCCACCATGAACGCCATCGAAGAAGTCTTCAGAATTGCCCGCGCCCAGACCTTGATCGCCCTTTGCGGCACCGTCCCCGGCTACTGGTTCACCGTCGCGCTCATCGACGTCATCGGCCGGTTCAAGATCCAGCTCATGGGCTTCTTCATGATGACGGTCTTCATGCTCGGCCTCGCCATCCCCTACCACCACTGGACGACCAAAGGCAACCACATCGGCTTCGTCATTATGTACGGGTTCACCTTCTTCTTCGCCAACTTCGGTCCCAACAGCACCACCTTCATCGTGCCGGCTGAGATCTTCCCGGCGAGGCTGCGGTCGACGTGCCACGGGATCTCCGCGGCCGCCGGGAAGGCAGGGGCTATCATCGGCGCGTTCGGGTTCTTGTATGCGGCGCAGAACCAGGACAAGGCTAAGGCTGAACACGGCTACCCGGCCGGCATTGGCGTCAGGAATTCGCTCTTCGTGCTGGCAGGTTGCAACCTGTTGGGGCTCCTCTTTACCTTCTTGGTGCCGGAATCCAAGGGGAAATCATTGGAAGAGATGTCCGGGGAGAACGAGGAGGATGATCCCACATCCGAAACAACTTACAACAGGACAGCCCCGGTTTAGTTTTAATTTGCGCGAGCAACTCTGTGGAAATTATTAGTCTCGCGCTTCTCAAAGCTTTTGTGTGTGATACCATGGGACTTCCAGACTGTTTATTCTGTGATCTCACCATATGGAAGCTATTTTTTCAGGTTTTCTCACTATAagttttatcaataaaaaaaagtcTCTGTATCGGCCGCTCGGTTTGTGGAGGACGACACAGCCACATGCTTGCTTGTTTTCTGTTTGGTGTTATCCGGAAGAACAAAGTCGTGAGAGGATAAGCCATCGTGGATTCACAGGGAATCGTTAGACTATGTGAACAGAGTATTTACAGTATAatatatctgcacccatgtgtgcGTTCATGATTCGCTTTCAGTACCTGAGGATAAAGAAACCTTGTTAAAAACTAATGTATTAATTCCTGGTTCCAACatgaattaattaattagatgtgGTGATGTGGTTGAGCTGTTTGAAGTACAAATCGAGCCTTTCCTCCGAAAAAGAAAGGAGCCTTACAATCCTCGCTCTGAAAATCTCTGGTATGTGATTctgaaatcaaaattttgatcaggagaaATGGTTTTGCTGAAAAGACCAAACCAACAGTGTTGCTCTCTCTGCTTTGCTTGGCATTCTGGAATTCTCATGTGTTGTTTCTCTGTCTCTGTCCCCTGCTTGTCAGAAAACCAGAGCCGAAGTCCTTGGCAGAGGGTGTTGACCTGGGCCTTGCTCATGATCCTGCTAACAAGGTCAAGTCtagttttaaaatcaaataatctGATCGCGAACACACTAATCATCTAATCGCTACAACCTTTGTAGCGTTTCATTGAGGAAGCCACGCAGCGCTGTCGGCTCCTGTATGCATGCTATTTGACAGCCAGCGACGAATTTGCTGGGACAAGGTGGACGGATAATGAATTTGGGACCCCTTGCTGGGTCAGCAAAGGAGTGGTGGAAACGCCACTACTATTCAATGCTACCGCAAGTGGCAACTGGCTTCTCAGATACTTTGGAGAGTTGGGCTCAGGCTtgcttttcagatattttggcgaaTTGCGATCAGGCTTGCTGTCCTGTAGATGATGCAATCAAAATGTCATAATTCTTGATCTCAGCAATCACTTGGATGCAAGAGCATTTTTTCCTTCTTGTTTTCTCATTATTTCATTCTTTTAGTTTTAGTGTGTatactctctttttctctctcttctctctctctctctctcgtgctgAGCGAAAACTTGAGAGTTTCCACTTGCAGCGGGAAATACTAGCTTTCCCAACGGTAATCCATGCCCTTCTCTCTGGACACTGGGGAATGGAGAGCTATCCTTTTGTTATGCTCTACAACTCTAGTGTGGCTGGACTCCTTCCCTTTCATCAAAAGACAAAAAGGCTGGGGCGCTAAGTTTATGTTTGTCAAACTTAGGTCCGTACGCCGTTAAACAACGTCGGCCGAGTCATTCCTTAGAAGATGGACCTGCACAGTGCAATTGGATCAAAGGGACCTGGACCACCCCTGAATCCAGTCCATACCAAAGCTTTGGACTGGAGAGTTGGCAAGCAGTTGAGTTGCTCCACCACAGTCCACTCAATCCAGTCCACATATTTTGCAGGCCTGGACATGATATATGATTGCTCGGAAGTTAGCTCGTATATTTTATGCCCGACTAACAGTTGAGCACAtgtaaatcatatatatatatatatatatataaagagagagagagagagagagagagagagactgggaTCCGGTCGACACACACAtattaagaagaagaaagtgcacTTTGTTGGTAATAATCATCGTTATAATGCTGGATTATTTCACCTTTTTTTTTGTGAATATTTAGAGTTGTCTCGTCAACTTTGGTGAAATTAGCTATCATGACCCATGTATCAAATCACAATAGAGTTCATATGTTTGGAAACATATacccaaaataaattactagaaactCTCACATCACTGAACAATAACCATCAAAACCACCGATATAACCTCGCTCTGATTCTATACAattgcatgattatatgattatatGCTGCAAACTTATTCATTTGGAATTTTGTTGTGAAAAATTGCAAGGTCGACATTCTGCAGTCTAGGTGGTAAATGGGCTTTCCAGAATGATGTATCATTTCTCTACCTTAACATCAAAGTTTACTGAAATTTCTGGTGTTTGCTTGCAGAATGCTTGCTCTGGGAAAGCAGGCCTACATCCATGTACATGGTCGCCTACTGGTAATTTGGCTCTAGGGTACTCCGCATTGATTATCTGATTAAGCCTGTGAACACGCATTTTCCCCTACATATATTGCTTATTTAAATATTTTCACTTTTCAATAGTTTTCTCTGATGTAGTTCTTGTACATTCCTAGCCTGTAACAATGGTTTTGTAGATGCgggattaattataaaaaaaatcttatattttttgaaaatttttaattttaacataaatttttaatttttacaatCAAATATATGTACTATCTAATTTGTTGCAATGTTGACCTATCGTTAGTCGGTGTCGAAGTTTGCTGTTAAGATGCAGACATGGAAATGAGGTGTCAACCTGCTAGGATAATGTGTAATCTTATTAGGATGATATGTCATCCATATTCCTAAACACTGACTAATAATGGGAGATAAATTCAACATAAAAAGAGATAGAGAGACGAAGATTGAGAGAGATGGTTTGAGGATTAGGGTTGAAGAGGGCGAGGGTAGATACAAG from Elaeis guineensis isolate ETL-2024a chromosome 4, EG11, whole genome shotgun sequence includes these protein-coding regions:
- the LOC105043079 gene encoding probable inorganic phosphate transporter 1-8 translates to MAKELQVLNALDAAKTQWYHFTAIVIAGMGFFTDAYDLFCISLVTKLLGRIYYHIDGSSTPGTLPPNIAAAVNGVAFCGTLSGQLFFGWLGDKMGRKKVYGLTLMLMVVCSIASGLSFGHTAKGVIATLCFFRFWLGFGIGGDYPLSATIMSEYANKRTRGAFIAAVFAMQGFGILGGGIIAIIISAAFKDHFKAPPYSVDPVGSTVPQADYVWRIILMVGALPAALTYYWRMKMPETARYTALVAKNAKQAAADMSKVLQVEIMEEQAKVEELSKNSSGFGLFSKEFARRHGLHLLGTTTTWFLLDIAFYSQNLFQKDIFTAINWIPKAATMNAIEEVFRIARAQTLIALCGTVPGYWFTVALIDVIGRFKIQLMGFFMMTVFMLGLAIPYHHWTTKGNHIGFVIMYGFTFFFANFGPNSTTFIVPAEIFPARLRSTCHGISAAAGKAGAIIGAFGFLYAAQNQDKAKAEHGYPAGIGVRNSLFVLAGCNLLGLLFTFLVPESKGKSLEEMSGENEEDDPTSETTYNRTAPV